The following is a genomic window from Crossiella equi.
CCAGTCCACCGTGGACGCCACCTCGGCGGGCGCGGCCATGGAGCTGCTGCGCCAGGTCGAGGCCCTGCTCACCCTGTGGACCGACGAGCCGCCGCCCGTGCTGCGCTCCGGCGGGCTGGGCGTGCGCGAGCTGCGCCGCGCGGCCAAGGTGCTGGACGTGGACGAGGCCCGCGCCGGGCTGCTGGCCGAGCTCGTGGTGGGCGCCAACCTGGTCGGCGACAGCGAGGGCGGCGAGCCGGAGTGGGTGCCGACCACCGCCGCGGACGCCTGGCTGGTCGGCCTGCCCGAGCAGCGCTGGGCCACCCTCGCGCAGGCCTGGCTGGACCTGCCCCGGCTGCCCGGGCTGTACGGCCGCCGCGACGACAAGGACCGCCCGCTGGGCGTGCTGTCGGAGGAGCTGCGCCGCCCGGTCGCGCCCCGCGAGCGGCGCCGGGTGCTGGACGTGCTCGCCGAGCTGCCCGCCGGGGCCACGGTCAAGGACGTGCGGCAGCTCTCGGCCCTGCTGGCCTGGCGCGCGCCGCGCCGCGGCGGACGGCTGCGCGACGACCTCGTGCACTGGACCGTCGACGAGGGCACCGCCGTGGGCATCCTGGCCCTCAACGCCATGAGCGGCCCGGGCCGCACGCTGCTGTCCGAGGGCCCGGCCGCCGCCGCCAAGACCATGGGCGACGCGCTGCCCGCGCCGGTGGACCACGTGCTGGTCCAGGCCGACCTCACCGTGGTCGCGCCCGGCCCACTGGAGCCCGACCTGGCCAGCGACATCGCGCTGGTCGCGGACGTGGAGTCGGCGGGCGGGGCCACCGTCTACCGGGTCACCGAGGCCACCGCGCGCCGCGCCCTGGACTCCGGGCGCACCGCCGCCGACCTGCACGAACTGTTCCGCACCCGGTCCCGCACACCGGTACCGCAGGCGCTGACCTACCTCATCGACGACGTGGCCCGGCGGCACGGCAGGCTGCGCGGCGGCGCGGCCGGGTCCTTCCTGCGCTGCGACGACCCGGTGCTGTTGGCCGAGGTGCTGGCCAGCGCCGAGGCCGACCGGCTGGAGCTGCGCCGCATCGCGCCGACCGTGCTGGTCAGCCCGCTGCCGCTGGCCGAGGTGCTGGACGGGCTGCGCTCGGCCGGATTCGCCCCGGCCGCCGAGGGCCCGGACGGCCAGGTGCTCGACCTGCGCCCCGCGGTGCGCCGTATCCCGGCCCGCACCCGGGCCCACCGGCGGCCCGTCGTACCCACCGGGCCGAGCGAGGAACAGCTGCTCAGCGTGGTCGCGGCCATGAAAGCGGGGGACGCCGCGGCGGCCACCAAGCGGGGTGCCACAATCTCCCCCGCGGACAGCGCCACCACCCTCGCCCTGCTCCGGCAGGCGAGCGAGGCGGGACGCAATGTCTGGCTCGGTTTTGTGGACAACCACGGGGTCGCCAGCCAGCTCGTGGTCACTCCGGTCAGCGTCGCCGGCGGCATGCTGGAGGGCTTCGACCAGAGCCACGGCGCGGTCCGCCGGTTCCCGGTCCACCGGATCACCTCGGTGGCCCTGGTCGAGGACGCCTGACCCCGCACCGTTGTTCACCCACCACTCCGTGGGTCCGCCGTCCCGGTGGCTTAACCAAGATCGAATACCGTACGGGATCATCCTGAATCGTTTCCCCCTGCGAATATGCCGCCAGCGCAGGCAAAAGTGTCCGAAGTGGACGATCCACTCCTTGGAGCTTCTGGACTACCCGATGTAGTGGCCTTTTCCGGCCTAGCGTTTTTGTCATCGGAGGTTGTCACCTGCACCGGCCACCTCCGACCGGCGGTCTTTCGACCGTTTAGACGAAACGACTGCGTGGAGGAATGGCATGACCTTTTCCCGACTGGCCCTGCGCTCCGCGGCGGGCTTCACGGCGGTCTCGCTGGGTCTGCTCGCCTGCGCGGGCCTGGCCAGCGCCGACGAGAGCCCGCAGCTCAACGTCCGGCCGAGCGCGGGCATCTCGATCACCGGGTTGAACCTGGGGGTCAACCTCGGTGGTGTTGACCTCGGCGTCAACGGCGGCGTCGACCTGAGCCTGGGCGGCGTGCTCGCGCTCGACCTGAGCGACGGCCTGAGCCTGACCGCCGGGGTGGACCCGGGCGTCGGCGTCTCGGTCGGCGTGAACGGCCTGGAGGGCGCCGTGGACGCGGATGTGGACCTCGACCTGGGTGACGGCCTGGACGTGGACGCCACCGTGGGCATCGGCGGCGACGGCGTGGCCAAGATCCGCAAGGCGGCCGAGGCCAAGGTGGCCAAGCGGCAGGCGGCGAAGGCCAAGGCGGTCGCGAAGCCGAGGGACCACGACCCGCTGATCTCGCTCAGCGCGCCGGTCAAGGTCGACCTCAGCGGGCTCAACCTGAGCGCGTCGGTGGCCGGGTTGGACGTCCAGGCGAGCGCCGCGGTGGACCTGGGCCTGGACGCGAACGCCTCGGTGAGCGTCGGTGGCGAGGGCCGCAAGGCCTCGAAGGCGGACAGCATCCGCAAGGCGGCGGAGGCCAAGATCGCCCAGAAGGCCGCCAAGTAACCAGCAGTGCCCGAAGTGCCCCGGCCGGTTCAGGCCGGGGCCTTCGTGCTGTTCAGGCCGGGATCATCCCGCCCGGACGGCCATCCACTGGCGCATGGCGTGCTCCACGAGCTGGATCAGCGCCTGCTTGGTGGACTCCCGGCTGCGGGCGTCACAGGTGATGATCGGCACCGAGTCCTCGATGGTGAGCGCCTCGCGCACGTCCTCGACGCGGTGGTGCAGCGTGCCGTCGAAGCAGTTGATCGCCACGACGTACGGCAGCTGCCGGTCGTCGAAGAAGTCGATCGAGGCGAAGGCGTCGGCCAGCCTGCGGGTGTCGACCAGCACGACCGCGCCGATGGCGCCGCGCACCAGGTCGTCCCACATGAACCAGAAGCGGTGCTGGCCGGGGGTGCCGAACAGGTAGAGGATGAGGTCGCTGTCCAGGGACACGCGGCCGAAGTCCATCGCCACCGTGGTGGTGACCTTGCCCGGCGTCTTGCTGAGGTCGTCGACCCCGACGCTGGCCTCGGTCATGACCGCTTCGGTGGTCAGCGGCACGATCTCGGACACCGAGCCGACAAAAGTCGTCTTCCCGACGCCGAACCCGCCGGCCACCACGATCTTGGCCGAGGTGGTGGCCCGCCGGGTGTCCGGCGTGTTGCGGGGATTAGAGCCTGCGGAGGCCACTGAGCACCCTTTCCAGGAACGCAAGCGACGGCCGGTCCCCCATTACCAAGCCGCCCTGGTGGATCGTGACAAGCCCGAGCCCCGCCATGTCGCCGATGAGCACTCGGACGACACCCAGGGGCAGGCGCAGGTGCGCCGCCACCTCGGCGACCGAACGGGCGTCGAGGCAGAGTCCGCAGATGGAACGGTGCTCGGGCAGCACCGCCGCGTCCCGGCCGTGGTCACTGGTGGACACCAGTGCCTCGATGGCCAGGTCGTAGTCGGGGCGGGTCCGCCCTCCGGTCCGGGTGTAGGGGCGCACCAGCGAACCGGTCTCGGTGAAGGGGTCCGGCTCGGCCGAGGCGGCAGCCCCTCCAGTGGCCTGTTGAGGGATCGGTGAGTCGTCGACCATTCCCCCGCCGAACAGGTCGGCCCCCGGCCCTCCGAAGAGCCCGGAACCCATCCCGTCCAGCCCGCCTCGCGGCGACAGCGCGTCGGGGCCGTTGTTGTCGGCCCGCAGCTCACCGTCGTCGTCCGGCTCGTTGTACCCGAAGCCGCCCAGCGCCCACTCCTTGTAGTCGAACCGGTCGCCAGTGAAGCCAGATCCTGTGGTCATCCCTTCCTCACCCCGATCGGCTCATTATCTGCGCGTCACGCCGTGCAGCTGCGCGCGCAGTTCCGGAGTGAGCTGCTGGCCGACCCGCTCCACGAGCAGGGTCATCTCGTAGGCCACCAGACCGATGTCGCAGTTCGGCGCGGCGAGCA
Proteins encoded in this region:
- a CDS encoding GTP-binding protein, yielding MASAGSNPRNTPDTRRATTSAKIVVAGGFGVGKTTFVGSVSEIVPLTTEAVMTEASVGVDDLSKTPGKVTTTVAMDFGRVSLDSDLILYLFGTPGQHRFWFMWDDLVRGAIGAVVLVDTRRLADAFASIDFFDDRQLPYVVAINCFDGTLHHRVEDVREALTIEDSVPIITCDARSRESTKQALIQLVEHAMRQWMAVRAG
- a CDS encoding helicase-associated domain-containing protein, producing MSGHSLAAWLRAQDDHRLAALLRARPDLATPSPADTTVLATRAGIRASIARACEDLDSFTLTVLEGLLLAGADTGPVPVGSVTALLGKGVTAKAVKAAVGTLRDRALAWGPDSALSVPPAAVEGVTRYPGGLGRPHPELDGVDLAPVLASLDEDERRLLETLAGGQPTGRTRDAGQVVPLEKARTPVQKLLARGLLLRQDTETVELPRQVGIALRGGKPFGTVEVAEPALDTGAYNQSTVDATSAGAAMELLRQVEALLTLWTDEPPPVLRSGGLGVRELRRAAKVLDVDEARAGLLAELVVGANLVGDSEGGEPEWVPTTAADAWLVGLPEQRWATLAQAWLDLPRLPGLYGRRDDKDRPLGVLSEELRRPVAPRERRRVLDVLAELPAGATVKDVRQLSALLAWRAPRRGGRLRDDLVHWTVDEGTAVGILALNAMSGPGRTLLSEGPAAAAKTMGDALPAPVDHVLVQADLTVVAPGPLEPDLASDIALVADVESAGGATVYRVTEATARRALDSGRTAADLHELFRTRSRTPVPQALTYLIDDVARRHGRLRGGAAGSFLRCDDPVLLAEVLASAEADRLELRRIAPTVLVSPLPLAEVLDGLRSAGFAPAAEGPDGQVLDLRPAVRRIPARTRAHRRPVVPTGPSEEQLLSVVAAMKAGDAAAATKRGATISPADSATTLALLRQASEAGRNVWLGFVDNHGVASQLVVTPVSVAGGMLEGFDQSHGAVRRFPVHRITSVALVEDA
- a CDS encoding DUF742 domain-containing protein, with the protein product MTTGSGFTGDRFDYKEWALGGFGYNEPDDDGELRADNNGPDALSPRGGLDGMGSGLFGGPGADLFGGGMVDDSPIPQQATGGAAASAEPDPFTETGSLVRPYTRTGGRTRPDYDLAIEALVSTSDHGRDAAVLPEHRSICGLCLDARSVAEVAAHLRLPLGVVRVLIGDMAGLGLVTIHQGGLVMGDRPSLAFLERVLSGLRRL